From Myxococcales bacterium, a single genomic window includes:
- a CDS encoding M20/M25/M40 family metallo-hydrolase: MREVLLLALGVFAGCAPHHAAQTSPKTPAPGVIAKPSGVVPLTGREQATAEELRRDVTELATKLGERNTEKKWELAGAADWLVESLEAAGYAVARDGHEIDGVAVQNLAVEVRGGQAANEIVLVGAHYDTAQGSPGANDNASGVAAVLALARRYKGATPDRTLRFVFFANEEPPYFQTANMGSVLYAKGITTRGEKIAAMLSIESIGVYSDVAGSQRFPAGLSGRYPKTGNFVAVVGNPASKTLVELVADGLNARATLPAVGAALPDSLPEAGWSDHWAFWQIGVPAVMITDTAGFRDDHYHKPTDTPERLDYARAARLVVGLESVIAELTGDTQALLPDKKSKPPPLP; this comes from the coding sequence ATGCGCGAGGTTCTGCTGCTGGCTTTGGGCGTTTTCGCCGGCTGTGCGCCGCATCACGCGGCGCAGACCTCTCCCAAGACGCCCGCGCCCGGGGTGATCGCGAAGCCGAGCGGTGTCGTCCCGCTGACGGGTCGGGAGCAGGCCACCGCGGAAGAGCTTCGCCGCGACGTCACCGAGCTTGCGACCAAGCTCGGCGAGCGCAACACGGAGAAGAAGTGGGAGCTGGCTGGGGCTGCCGACTGGTTGGTCGAGTCGCTCGAAGCGGCGGGTTACGCCGTTGCGCGTGACGGTCACGAGATCGACGGCGTCGCGGTGCAAAACCTCGCGGTCGAGGTGCGAGGAGGACAAGCTGCCAACGAGATCGTGCTCGTTGGTGCGCACTACGACACGGCCCAAGGAAGCCCAGGCGCGAACGACAACGCCTCGGGGGTGGCGGCCGTGCTCGCGCTCGCGCGCCGCTACAAAGGCGCGACCCCCGATCGCACTCTGCGCTTCGTGTTCTTCGCCAACGAAGAGCCCCCGTATTTTCAGACCGCGAACATGGGCAGTGTGCTCTACGCCAAGGGCATCACCACGCGGGGTGAGAAGATCGCGGCGATGCTGAGCATCGAGAGCATCGGGGTGTACAGCGACGTCGCGGGTAGCCAGCGTTTCCCGGCGGGGCTCTCGGGGCGCTACCCGAAGACGGGGAACTTCGTGGCCGTCGTGGGTAACCCGGCCTCGAAGACCTTGGTGGAGCTGGTCGCGGACGGGCTCAACGCTCGCGCAACCCTGCCCGCCGTGGGGGCCGCGCTGCCGGACAGCCTGCCGGAAGCTGGCTGGTCGGATCACTGGGCCTTCTGGCAGATCGGTGTGCCAGCGGTGATGATCACCGACACCGCTGGCTTTCGTGACGACCACTATCACAAGCCGACCGACACACCCGAGCGCCTCGACTACGCACGCGCGGCGCGCTTGGTCGTGGGGCTCGAGAGTGTGATCGCCGAGCTCACGGGTGACAC
- the purE gene encoding 5-(carboxyamino)imidazole ribonucleotide mutase — MGSRSDWETMRHAVETLEDLGVPHEVRVVSAHRTPDLLFEYASGAEARGLEVLIAGAGGAAHLPGMTASKTTLPVLGVPVESKTLKGIDSLLSIVQMPAGIPVATLAIGRAGAVNAALLAAAILGAQHSAIRDAYRRFRDAQTKKVLDSPDPRKGS, encoded by the coding sequence ATGGGCTCCCGGAGTGACTGGGAGACGATGCGCCACGCCGTCGAGACCCTCGAAGACCTGGGTGTGCCGCACGAGGTGCGCGTCGTGAGCGCCCATCGCACGCCGGATCTCTTGTTCGAGTACGCGTCCGGGGCGGAGGCGCGTGGGCTCGAGGTGTTGATCGCCGGCGCCGGTGGCGCGGCGCACCTTCCAGGCATGACGGCCAGCAAGACGACCTTGCCGGTGCTCGGCGTGCCGGTCGAGAGCAAGACCTTGAAGGGCATCGACTCACTCCTGTCGATCGTGCAGATGCCAGCCGGGATCCCGGTGGCCACGCTGGCGATCGGGCGCGCTGGAGCGGTGAACGCGGCGCTCCTGGCCGCAGCCATCCTCGGCGCACAGCACAGTGCAATCCGAGACGCTTACCGCCGCTTCCGCGACGCACAGACGAAGAAGGTCTTGGACAGCCCCGATCCGCGCAAGGGGAGCTGA
- a CDS encoding 5-(carboxyamino)imidazole ribonucleotide synthase → MRVGVLGAGQLGRMLALAGYPLGLEFCFLDPTPASPAGALAPQLAAPWNDPEALARLAECDVVTFEFENVPVETVESLSTKVRVHPSALALGVAQDRLREKTTFQELGIPTAKFMAVDDAAGLESALATIGLPAVLKTRRLGYDGKGQRVLRGPDDVAEAMAALSGTPLILESLVPFTRELSAIAVRSRSGETRFYPLVENEHEAGILRLSRAPAPGLDRGLQVMAEGYALRLLERLDYVGVLALELFDVDGTLYANEIAPRVHNSGHWTIEGARTSQFENHLRAVCDLPLGDASALGPSAMLNLIGRVPPAAQLLAIPDLHLHDYGKTPRDGRKVGHLTLRAESDATLEAAITRARALIDSG, encoded by the coding sequence GTGCGCGTGGGCGTGCTCGGGGCCGGACAGCTCGGGAGAATGCTGGCGCTGGCGGGGTACCCGCTGGGCCTCGAGTTCTGCTTCCTGGACCCGACTCCCGCTTCACCGGCGGGCGCGCTCGCACCCCAGCTCGCTGCGCCCTGGAACGATCCTGAAGCGCTCGCGCGACTCGCCGAGTGTGACGTCGTCACGTTCGAGTTCGAGAACGTGCCGGTCGAGACCGTCGAGTCGTTGTCGACGAAGGTGCGTGTGCACCCGTCGGCGCTGGCGCTCGGGGTGGCCCAGGATCGTCTGCGCGAGAAGACGACCTTCCAGGAGCTCGGCATCCCGACGGCGAAGTTCATGGCGGTGGATGACGCGGCGGGCCTCGAGAGCGCGCTCGCGACCATCGGCCTGCCAGCAGTGCTGAAGACACGGCGCCTCGGCTATGACGGCAAGGGTCAGCGCGTGCTCCGCGGCCCGGACGACGTGGCGGAGGCGATGGCAGCGCTCTCCGGCACGCCGTTGATCCTCGAGTCGCTGGTGCCGTTCACCCGGGAGCTCAGCGCGATAGCGGTGCGCAGCCGCTCCGGCGAGACCCGATTTTACCCGCTGGTCGAGAACGAGCACGAAGCCGGGATCCTGCGCCTATCCCGGGCGCCGGCACCGGGGCTCGACCGCGGGCTGCAGGTCATGGCAGAGGGCTACGCGCTTCGCCTCCTCGAGCGACTCGACTACGTCGGAGTGCTCGCGCTCGAGCTGTTCGACGTCGACGGCACTCTCTACGCCAACGAGATCGCACCGCGGGTCCACAACTCCGGACACTGGACGATTGAAGGCGCACGCACGAGTCAGTTCGAGAACCACCTGCGGGCGGTGTGTGATCTGCCGCTGGGAGATGCGTCGGCCCTCGGCCCCTCGGCGATGCTCAACTTGATCGGGCGGGTGCCCCCGGCCGCGCAGCTGCTCGCCATCCCGGACCTTCACCTGCACGACTACGGCAAGACACCGCGGGACGGTCGCAAGGTCGGCCACTTGACCTTGCGCGCCGAGTCCGACGCCACCCTCGAAGCTGCAATCACCCGCGCCCGGGCGCTGATCGACTCGGGCTGA